gtcactcatgcataaaataAAGGAGGCCATAACACAGTATGCCGTATACCCACTGAACTGGAAATACATGgaacgatcttctctctcgttttgcgttgtcGCAGCGCTGGACAATttgatcgccgccatcttggcgGCCAGTTTTTGTCTATTTTACTACCCAATGCGCCACATATGGATCTATATGCGATTTTTTGTGCGTATTCAAACACAGTTATACTCGAATTGGGAATTTATAGCCTTATGTGGATCTCGTTCTTGAAAAATTTGGTTGTTCAGGCATTTATACAATAGATATATATAAGTGGAAACGATTGTTTTTGCCTTATATCATAAAAATGCAATAACCTCCACGGGGAAGATCTCACCTAAGTCTTCGGCAGAGGGCGAAGCGCAGATtagttggtactcccgtagtctgtgtgccagattagggttaggccataactttattccgactttccttattctcgttctattacgagttcggggattgtgcgtgtgttagccaagtgaatatatcctgTGTCCATGGgtttctgtccctttacacaacttggtgtagaGTAGACGAACAATATTagatacctccatattggtacacgcactCATGGAGCGCTTTTCAGTTCTATTTATATGTACAGCTCGGATACTGCGGAACCAGGCCACGCAATGATATTGAGATCGCTGCGCAAAATATCTAAGGCGATAAAATAAGGCCAAATACAGGTAAATGGGGAAGCGATTCCGGTAAGCCATCTTTGCTAATGTTTGTGGTCGTTTTTGGTCGCTTATGACTGATACGTTGGCCATATTATCAACCCACGACTTTtgcaaatttataaaactgcCAAAATTAGCACCGTATGGTGGGCTGGGATATACTAGTGAATCATACATAATGAAAAACGAATCAAGATCAGGAGAATGTGCGGGAAAAATCGACGCAAAAGATTTATTTCTGTCAAATCCCATAAGAAATGCATTGCGCGCATCGCAAAAGTTGGAAGTCtatcgtcaaaacgagagagccTTTATATTGTCCCGCGGAAACGAGAAAGAAGCGCACtctatttatatatctctgtgaCTACACTCAAGGTGACTATAATACATTAACTACACTAGAGTTGACATCTTTTTCCTCGGATTGCTGCTTACCGTACTTATTAATGGTAAGTTAAACATATGTCTTTCGTTGTTTTCTGAATATAGTCGAAATATATTTGTACCAAAACATTCTAGTCTATTTACTATTGAGTGCCTCTCGCAAATCTCGAATGCTGGAACCGATAGGACTGGATTCGATGAATGTAGTTGGCGATCACTACCGGCACGTTTGTTAAACAAATTTTCGTCATGTTGTCATCCGAGAAGGCTCCACTGTGTGGCGTACCGGCACTTTGAATTGGTTCATTGCAAAGCGTATATGTTAATTGGTTCATTGGCATCACCGACTGCAAACACGTTCGGCGGAACGCTCCGTCAAAAGATTTGATGTAGTATGGGGTCCGTTGCGATATTGCTATATTTATCATGATAGTTTTAGACATTGTGAAATATGGGCTACATCTTTCTACGCTGTACGGAAGATTCCAGTtgtttgaagtaaaattgtGCTTTCCACAAAATTTGTTAATTGTTAAGTTagaattatttgaaacaaatacattACGGCTTATAAACATTTCCATGCGATACCCAAAACAATAATTCTTTGGTTAGAAAACGAATTCGCGTTGAGGACCGTTTCGACTTTTCTAAACAAAAAGGTCGCTGGACCGCGTTTTGTTGGCGAAATTCCCAAGATAAATATCCAGTCAGTATTTCACCTTGTCGTTATATAAGGAATGTGCTTATGATGACTGTAATGTAAACAGCACCAATAATAAGAATgcataaagtatatatatataacaagaaTGAATTAGAAGTTgctcaaattgttaatttgtaTTAAAATAGTCTATTGGTCTTACATCTTACCATACGGAAGCACCTTACCTTACCTTGCGGAATTACCATAAACTGCTCCACTCGTGTTTTGTGAGTTTGTGTTTCAGTTATTTTCACTTCGTGGTTGTACCTTCCCGTGTTTGTATGGTTTAGGCTACTGTCGTATATCTGAAccaaattgtttttaaattctcaTCTACCGTTTATTTGTTTCTAACACAGGGATATGGTTTCGGAATTCATACTCTCAACTCTAAGTCTAATGAATCCGTTACCTTGGTAATATTGGGTTTTCGTTGTGACGAATTTTTGTCCATTCCCAAACGCACCACACACGATGAATTGTGCGTATCGGATTTGCTCAAAAGTAAGCTTTGTAAGCGAAGCGTAAAATGTCAGTAGCAAGCGCCGACGCTATTATTGCAGAACCTCCGCGCTGCTTGCAAGTTCTTTTGGCGCGTGATATGCCCTCATGATCGCAATTACGTTCCAGCCAAATATCAGTTAATTTTAAAGTGTGTTATGTGACAAATGCTCGACCCTTAATTCAAATAACGTCATTCGTTTCGCAATCTGTTGACAGTTCTGATTAGGGTGTCGAATTTCGGAATCCATTCAATGGCGTTGACGTAATTACACAAATATCTACAGATTGTATGAGCGCAAAATATTCAGCTGAATCGACAAAAATAGGTAAATAATACTATGCTGCACCTTATCCGTGAAATAAATATCAGATTTGtgccattttttatttcaatgaaaatgcctgacaaaattaaataattcaatgatgtcaatgaaatattttcaacaagacAGTGGTTacgtaacaaaaataaaataaaatgaaatccaTATTTCATTACAACTTACTTACgctttttgattttttttaaatttcgtgTTTACGATCTAACTTATGTCCGGAGGAAAAATCAAAACCAAATTTAGCCATAACATAACTTTGAACACGATGATAGGATACCAGATCCAATCGCATATTGTAGATACACACAAGAACAGAAGAAACGAGTAAACAAATATGCCACAACAGATTGACAACGATAATACTAAAATCCATGATTTTCATGCAGCAAAGTATCGGAATCTTCTATTTCCTGACAAACACTATCAAGCACATTGCACACGTGGCGTCGACAAAATACTTTGTTGATGACGAGACGATTCGATCGCACCACAAGAACTGTCACTTGGCCTTGGTGTGACCCGGCATCAAAACAACCTTTGATGGATGTGACTGGCAATGTGGCGAATCGGCATCTTCGCGACAATGCTCGAGGTATGTTATCTTTCAAACCATCAGGGCGAACGCGTTCATTTCAACGACCAAACACATCGCACCTCCTGCTACGAAGCAATGTGGCCCTATCATCTTGCTGCGCAGTAGTCCCTGAACTCCGACAGTGAACATTCGCCGTAACAGCAGCGAGAGTGGATGTGCCTCTTACTTTTCGAATCGATGTTTCGAGTGGTCCGGGTAGGTTGTTCAAATCtgcaattagaaaaaaatatattcgaatttGAGGCTGTGCTGTGTAACAGATGcataattatattaaaaacacaatgcgaagaatatatatattttatttcatattatcGCCAGGTTATATATCAGATACATCAATTCATCCCATCGTGTATCATGGTATATAACCTCCCTTGAGCGGATGTTTACCTCATCTCAAACTCAGTAACGAGGCGTTTGGGTTATCAATATCTGCCCTTGCCATCTGATAAAATTATAACCACGCCGTTAAATATCGGCATTCGCGTGCAGTTATTTATATCATCGCACGCAAACACGAAGAAAACAATTTTCTAGGCGAATGTCAAGAACATTTTTGcgttattcttctccaaataaTCTGCAACATTTAGTTAATTTCCTGGGATTGTTTATTATGGGTTCCCTCGATAACGTTGTGGCGTGACATTGGCAATTATATTAAAGATTTCAGTGTACTGGCACCGGGTTTGTTAGTGCAGATATCGCGTTTAAAATCTAGTTAGGCGACTTCATTATTgtttcaatgtttttctttGTGATAAATATTGATAAAGTTAGTAGAATGATGTTGTGCAAAACACATAATACCACGTATATGGTGACACAAATGGTTCTGATCAAAATGGAGTGAGATAAATAAGATAGATAATAATGGTGCGGATCATAATGGATTATACCACATTTTTGAAATGCAACATTTTTTCGTGAATCTTTGTCGTGAATTTTGGAATTGTGTCATTCATGGTGAATTAAACGAAATTAAaacttaataaataaatagaataattaataaataaaagtgttcCTTCACATTAAACACCTCATGCGAACAAACGAACGATTCTATAGAGTAGAAGTCCCTCTAGATGAAAAACGCATCTTCTGAAGCACCGCCTGAAGCAGATTTGGGTATTTATAGTCGTTATATATATAGTCGGAGCTAAATAAACTTATGATGGAGTGCACCATTGTCCAATCTTAGCACCACATGGTCTCTACATTATTGATTATTGATAAAGACTTCTAAATACCGTTATTGAGATTACTAGTTGCAATTCCTCTTACAAGAAAGAAGTTTGCTCGACAATCTTTGAGCAAGATAGCATCTTTTGAGTTAGTGAAAACAACGTCAATTGTAGGATTAAATGGGAGATTGGCTTCTTTATAAAAGCGATCACGATAGTTATTCACGCGTGTGACACCAAGTCGTAAAGtttatgttttttcatttattttaaacaattaGGATTTTCAAGTCTATTTTTGAcgtaaaaattgtaaaatcatgatgcaatttttgaaaaatatttagcaaTAGCAAGGTTGTTTAtcgtatttttgtattattccTATGATAGGGTGTATTATTACTTATTCTATTATTTACGAATTAGGGACCGCGCGCAAGGACTCATTAGATAAATTTTACGATACACGGCATGCTTCAAAATTGCGTCTATTGGTATAAGTAGTATGAAAGCATAGTCggaaatgtgtttttaataGTGCAAGTCAGTTTCCGCTTATGTTTACTTCCTTATTAACTCAAATTCAAAGACATTCTCTCACACAAAAacactatttatgtaatttctttaattaaaaatatcatatcTTCTTGGTTCATGAATGATTCACTTCGATTAGTTGTAAATTATTTCTGTCTTCTCCGAGAGGTCAAATGCGTGTGCAAGATTATCGGATTTTCCGGATACTATGTTGTTAAGTTTTCGTGATAAATTACACATTGGCGATTTCAAAAACAATTTGCTAATTACTATTTACTTTTACCAaaactattattaaaaatttgaacttGATTTTGTGGTGAAAATTAAGCTCAATGTTTAACTATACAAATTACATGAACTGTACCTACGTTGGCATAAATGGCAAGGCAGCAGAAAAGTCGGCGTTATTGTCTGACCCCGAATCTGTCGTTCGTCCTGAAAACAGAAGTTTTGTAATTAATTTCTATATCTGGAAGAATTGTTTACGTAAATTTGCTTCGGGGTAGATTATAACTAGTTGTTCAAActcttgttttaaatcaaattgtcaatataactGTTAAATTGTACACGAACCGCTTTTTTGTAACTGACATATTTTCCGTTTTCAGTTATGTAAGTAAAATCTGAGTATGATATGTTTATATAAACTTCTCGGTAAATAATTACATCCAGaggaaattttgaataaatatcttCCCACCAGtcgtaaattattattttatttttatgtggtTATAGTTGAGAATACAATTTGAAATCTTAAACTGCCGTGAACACGGAACATAGATGGTACAAAATCGCTCAGTCACGTGCTCGGCAAATCATTTACACTTTTAAGCGAAGCCGTTTATTCGTTTTGAAGCATTGTTGCTTTCCTGTAACGTATAGGTAAACTCAATCAATTGTTTCACATGTTTTCCAACTTGAAGCATCAACAAGATTAATTTCTGAAGAAATGTTGACGCTGTCTGCCTACGTCACATTTATTTTAGACGAGTATTTTACGCCCATTAGTTTTCCTTCGACTTATTATGTTGACCTTTTGAAGTAAACACTAGGAGGTATGCAGTGGTATAGAGTCGTTTGACTccaaaacacaaaataaaattaaactcaGACGATGTGAAGAATTGTTTGTTTGTCAAATTCATCAATACGATTTGGGATAAAAAGAACGGACAATTATGGATATGAATACCACGCATggtgaataaaaataatgattgcATCACCGTATTAAACCTAGTaggaaatgataaaaatatatgtattgtACTCACTTCTCCTCTTATATCCGCAGTTGATTCTACATATTGGTGGTGGATCTCTTCGTCTTCTTTTGCAGAAATATAAATTAGCGACAAAACATTTTTGGGGTTCGTAAATCCCAACTGTACAATAATAGTTCAGTGCATCGACTATGCGAGCTCCACAAAAGCTTAAGCCTCGCCTTCCACGTGAATGAGATATATGCCTCGATCCTTCTACGTGTGTGCTGGTCAGAGACCTACCATCGACGTCGATAATGTATATTGAAGATAGTAGAATGAGTGTTACAAATAAAGTAATCATATTTGAAAGTCTTTGTGAAGTTTCTCCAAATCTTTTTAAATCGCAAACAGTGGTATTTCTTCTCATATCTACGTTCATTATTTTCCTCGAGTGTGCTATGCAAGGCAGCAAAACACGTATATGTATAGGCTGGCAGTTGAGAAAAAATGTGCAGAACGTGCCAGAGTTTAGCTTCCGGCGTACCGTACTAATAATCGAATAAAAAATAACCCAACGTGCGTCAATGTTTCTCTACGTTTCCCTCTCCGATAATTGCTTCTATAATTATATCATTTGTATATAACTGCAGCTGTAGTCGGCAATCACTGAATGGCAATTTCGAGTTTGGTCTATTGCACGGGTTACAGCTCTGCCAAACCCTTGTTGCCTAGACATCGACTCACTGAAAAGGAACACGACTACACTGTTTGCTCGTGGGGTCGAAATCGACTGAAGAAAGAAGTGCTAAATGTATAGAAAACCACGAAGGTGACAAACACCAATGAACTCAGTATTAAGTAGCACGGCCCTTACATGAAGTGCCGTCATTTACCGGAATAGCATTCTTGTAGGATTGGTTCATACATTTACATACATTCAGGTACGGAGAGCGAGATGTATCAATGCTTACattaaaatattagtaaaacaaaaataataattcaattattttccTAGACCCCGTACTTGGCCCATAGTAAAGTATGATTCTACCGATTCCACGATTGATGAGACATTCACCCCACAGATTGACAAAAGAAAATCGGCCAACGCAGAGAACCTTGTTTGCAAACCTATTGACCTCAACTGATATGGATTTCAAGATAGAGAAAAGCATTTAGTTATTGGGCAATCATGCTTGGCTCAAAACATTTTTCTGTCTTAATTCACGATTTTTTCATGCGTTACAAATCCATTTACaactaaataaatttaaatttcgtAGTTTGGCGGCGTTAGCTCTTCTACATAATTTATTACGCAATATTATAATACATCGAacggaaattttaaaaaatgttcgcGATTAGAAAACAAATTGAGCCGTGGTGTTATTTTTCGTGTAATTATAGATCGTTACAAGCCCGTTTAACGTAACGTGAATTATTTAACGAGTTATCTTTTCTAAACCATGGTTTAATTATATCGGCAATGGGCGATATGcatttattttcatgtattgtcaTGGAAGTTGAATAAAAGAAAGAATGCAAAATTACCCTCTGTTTACGTGAAAAGAATTTATGCGCCATAGGcatagaaatatttaaaaaacacgATAGCACGGTTTACGCTTTACAAATGCATCTCATAAAAACAAGCATTATGCATCgttaaaaaaaaagcattaaCGCGAACAAAACTACGGTATTAGTGCTTGTAACGGGACCATCCGTATATTGAAAAGCGTTTATTGTTGTTTTCCAATAATTTCAGTCGAGCTAATAtggaatttatatatatatatcaagcttgTTGCTGCGTTTTATACTAAAGTTACACGCTTTTTGCTCAATGTGGTAAATTTTGTACATTAAACATTGGCGTTCAAAACATGATAGTACACATTTATTATTTACATTCAAAATGCGCTCTTCGGGGATTTTTACGGCATGGATTGTATTCTTTTTAACTTTGTGACAGCCATTACTTAAATGTGGTTGCGTTTTTTTGCGATAATTGAAACGGGTTTTTCCGATGAAGCTTTTCCTTTAAGATACTAAACATTGAGTATACCTAGCATGTATATCATGATGCCTTTTAGCCAGGATGTCGTACCGACGTTTGGCTCTCACTTCAAGATGACAGATGCACCCACGCCACTTCACCGCTGATTTAGCGATATTTTGTTCGTGGATCTCTATTCCTGCTGATGATGCTCATGCGTGGCAGATTTGTTGACTTCTCGCATAGTGTGCTTCACAAAATCTCTAGCCGATTTCGACTCGACTTTCGACTGGACGAACCACACCCGTGCTTTTGAAGCACTCAACTCATTTGTCTTTTCCTATACCCGACACCGGCAAGACTGTGACTATGCAGCCCAGTTGTCATAAACTCGAATTCTGTCCTGACGTCTCGAATCGTTTATTTCAAAGGTGTAATGCTAATGGAAGAAGGTTTTTTCACTGCGGCAGGCGAAAGgcaaaaattataaacaaaatgtCATATTGATATCTTTCTCGTTCGCCAATTACCACATGGTAAGATATTGCCCAAATCTATATCTGTGAAATTTACAAAGCACAGATTTTATGAACACTCCTTTCATCGCAACTGCATTGATCGCCAAAAGAAGAGAAGTTTCTGAATCACAGATCGATTCCGCGAAATCGTGTTGTATCAGGCTCGTAGAATATATAATCTTCAAACAAGTCTTTATATGatcattatttttatatgaatcgttttgctgATATGTTGTTGTGGGGATGACTGTTGTTATACTGCTGGAAAAGTCGCTCTTCTTTTCTTCAACTAGAGGGCCAACCAATTTCGTGATTTttgtgcccatatatttgaatattgctctcttgtttttttttctaacaattgcAATGTGAAAATTTGGTGACTTTAAAACAAATGGTCCTAATGAAGTGCAGTTAATTAATACGCCCGTTACTTCACATTGCTTTTAAATACACTCTCGTATATTAGGTTATGAATATACACAATATAACAGTCCTTATCTAGAAAACAGATTAAATAATGTGTCCTTGTAATATATGCagtatatcgtcacgctaataaccgaattgcgtaagtcatttttagcagtatggagaaaaacgtaaaaaacttcctaatgatattgttatgccattgagagtcaataacttgccatggttcaatttttggATTGTAGCCGGattcaaattaatttgtatgacgcagttaagtcacgtcataatggcgcactgtgacttaggcagaaatgtgtctatgacttggggacatacgcaattttgcaactttactatatgcaccagtcctgaaaactaaacattccaaaaacgaatgtaattttcaCTATCTACAATGTcgaatccccaaaatagctaatcagtttcaattacattaatttttacgtttaaaaatatatatttcaataatataacacgttctgcacacccaccgaaataagactaagattaaatataaagaataaaacagcaatgcacccaatataaaagccaaccaaggtgaattggactcggacagtgaatatcacgccttcctatactgtagtataaattcaaattaatacgcgctaagctagaatccgagatgcaaaaactcgaaaatacttcgccgttgttattttgcctttgtgacgtcacaatagtcctgcggtaaaaaatgataattcattatgacgaaacaattggacaaatgtgcatgtcatactaaatctcaatttttatgggttcggaattcttaaaataaaatctgagttaacagacaggtgcgcagcattacataaatacctattttataaaaaactcaaaatcgccaaaaatgacttacgcaattccgTTATTAGCGTTACGATATTCAacttcattaaaaatatttacaaacttCGCATGTGGTTTAAAGTTTTATGTTAGCTCCCATGACACAGTTCATAAGTCGTATctgatatatttgaaaaatctaGCGTTGATGCAATATACTATTGATGTTGCCACATCAGTGAGTGATCAATTGAGTAGACCGaagttttgttatgaagtccCCTATTACTTAACTTTATCTCAATATTTGTACAGATTCAActcattcatattttattcaaattttgattccattaaaatttatatgaatttGTAATTTGTGCGGTAGTAACAATCAGATATGCGACTGCAGGTGGCGGATGGCACTGCGGCTGTTAAATCTCTACTTTGGAGTGTATTGTACGGAAATGTTTGTGGCTTGAAATGTTCTAGCTTCTCTAACTTGAACCTATGTTATCTTTTATTTATTACTACATTTACTTGTCCATCCTTTTTCCAATGGTTAGCATACCATATTCGACAAAAACATTGAAAGTCAATGAGTGAGCTTTTACATAGCTGAGATTACTACAAATCATTTTGAATAAGGCAATATcgttcaaataaaaacaaaatattttcttgcAAATTGTGTTCATTTCGTGAAATCCTTTGCGATGAATTTTCTGTAATGTTGTTTTAGTCGACGAGTAAACTATTGATTTATCCCCCAAAACTTCAAGAATTCTTTTGTTTCAGGTGTGACGCATGCTCGAAAGAACAACGTCGCTGGCGCCGTGCATTATCGTTTctggtaaatatttttgtttacgTGCATTTTCGAAACGTGGCTAAAAATCCAACTacaaataatgtttctattagaAATTTTACTGAATTATTTTTCCCCGACAGGTCGTGCGAACTAGACATGATTGACGTGAGTCTATGTTATTACAAACTCCGACACGGACCAAGTAATAGTTTATTTACTAATTTACAAATAATTGGTAGCGCTGAAAATTAATTGGGGACTTAGACAATGAAACGAACAAAAAATCTCATCACGACATGAAATTCAGGCGTTTTGACTAAAAATAGCAAGCGTTATCATAAACACATTTCGTTTCTTGCATAATAATATCGTTGCTCCCTATATCCGGAACGAAATAATTAGTTGTGCCGAGACATTGATAATGATCTTACCGGGAAATTATGTAAAGAATGTCGACACTGGGGAAAACAACGAGTCCTTGATTTATGTTATTGAACTGTCTGcacatttttctttatcattagataaatgacatgaaaaatttttcatgatatataattatatattatctcCGCGAAGATTAGTTTTAAGATATATTGGTTTTGTTTGTAAAATTTCATGGATAGAAGTCGTTACTGACTAATGCACGCCACAATACACGTAGTCGTTTTTTATTGCTCCATCgtgataaattttgtaaatgtGGTTGTTTCCTGGCAATCATGTTTATTGTTCGTTGATATCTGATCTACAAATATGTAGTCCCAGAATAATccttaaaaaaattgttttaatagCTAAATTTTGCACTCGATCTAAAAAGTTTACATATCGTTATCCAATCTCAACTAAATTGGTATCACttttaaatgattttgaaaaatagctTACATATGGCATGATAAATTTAAAAGATTTATTACCGATACCTTACGTATACTActgattttatatatatacaatacttAAATTTCTAGACAATGCAACTGCTTGTAATTTGgaaattcaaacaaaatatgTATCTCACTTTTCATTCGTTCAATACCGTCGCAGTAGCACCAACCTGCATATGCCAgtacatgtatgtatgtatcaGTGATTTGTACGAGTGAAGTACATGCACTCGCGGGACAAATGTCGAAAAGCACGGTAATAGGATCCAACTTCCCTTATTATTGTAGTTGTTGACCCCAACCAGACAAAATTTGGATGATTCGCCTAGAATTTTTTCGAGTTATATTTGGATCAATATGATTATTGATTGACGAGAATTTGCTTTTTTTGAGTTCAGGTAAACCACTGATCCCCTCCACTCTGAAGCAAGTCCGTTCCCAAAAATTTCGAAATTCCAAAGAATGTTGTTTATCGGACTTCATATCAATACAGGAACAAAGATTTAGGTCTTCAGTATACACGAATTACAAATGATATTATCTATAAGTTCATTGGTGAATATATATTAGTAGCAATGTAGGTCCAAGAATTGAGCCCTGAGGAACTCTAGAAGAGATTGGGCATTCCCGTGAGCGCTGGGAATCAAGAGCAAAGTTAATTATGCGATTGGAGAGAAAGGATTCAATGATGGAAAAATTCTGACCAGATATACCATAGGACGAATTTTGTGCAGCTACGACGAGTCTGACGCTATCGAAAACTTTTGAAATATCCAAGGCAATTGATTTAGCTTCCACACTTTGATTCAATGCGTCTAAATGACGCGTCTGTGGTCTTATATAAATGACAAgtgattcaaataatttgtttgtaattgaaaaaaaaacgaataggGCAATATTTATCAGGATCCGTTAGATCACCGCT
This is a stretch of genomic DNA from Styela clava chromosome 2, kaStyClav1.hap1.2, whole genome shotgun sequence. It encodes these proteins:
- the LOC120336578 gene encoding uncharacterized protein LOC120336578; translation: MNVDMRRNTTVCDLKRFGETSQRLSNMITLFVTLILLSSIYIIDVDGRSLTSTHVEGSRHISHSRGRRGLSFCGARIVDALNYYCTVGIYEPQKCFVANLYFCKRRRRDPPPICRINCGYKRRRRTTDSGSDNNADFSAALPFMPTFEQPTRTTRNIDSKSKRHIHSRCCYGECSLSEFRDYCAAR